A window of the Lolium perenne isolate Kyuss_39 chromosome 7, Kyuss_2.0, whole genome shotgun sequence genome harbors these coding sequences:
- the LOC139833652 gene encoding putative F-box protein At3g25750, whose translation MKAPAPDWSELPVDIMCDVLKLLECPDLVRSAAVCRLWYNAYSIARRIGICLGHQTPCLLYCTEADGLKALGMYSLSERKTYTIPLPEPPILNWIGSSDGWLVTMDQKSELMLLNPITGNMIALPPVTTMEHVKPLLNDDGVLERYEVSYYDGQLPRVEDARSTFSLDEYGDLVYLKATLSGDPLVGECIVMLIHEPYMQLSFAKVGDTHWNWLNMHSYYSDCIYHAGWFYAMADEGAIDAYNLNEPSVIHKRLLPKILRTVSKCHIVQAGWGDVLQIIRKETYNYEQPEVRKYVTEFQVYKVDFDEKKRVKMTGIGDHALFVGKSTTSCFSIKDYPDLMPNHIYFTEDHEGTQSDHKDETRDMGVYSIENNTTTHVVYPELWMNWLLSLYG comes from the coding sequence ATGAAAGCTCCAGCTCCAGATTGGTCCGAGCTTCCAGTCGACATAATGTGCGACGTGCTCAAGTTGCTCGAGTGCCCAGACCTCGTCCGATCCGCCGCCGTCTGCAGGCTCTGGTACAATGCCTACTCCATAGCCCGCCGCATCGGTATCTGCCTTGGCCACCAAACGCCCTGTCTACTCTACTGTACCGAGGCTGACGGGCTCAAAGCTCTTGGCATGTACAGTCTTTCCGAGCGGAAGACCTACACTATACCGCTCCCTGAACCTCCCATATTGAACTGGATCGGCTCATCGGACGGATGGCTAGTCACTATGGATCAGAAATCTGAACTGATGCTGCTTAACCCGATCACGGGTAACATGATTGCGCTCCCTCCGGTGACAACCATGGAGCATGTTAAGCCTCTCCTAAACGACGACGGGGTTCTTGAACGGTATGAGGTGTCTTACTACGATGGACAGCTTCCGAGGGTAGAGGATGCGCGTAGCACATTTTCTTTGGACGAGTATGGTGACCTGGTCTATTTAAAGGCAACTTTATCGGGTGATCCCTTAGTTGGTGAATGCATTGTCATGCTCATCCACGAGCCGTACATGCAGCTCTCGTTTGCCAAAGTAGGAGATACTCACTGGAACTGGCTCAACATGCATAGTTACTATTCAGATTGTATATACcatgccggatggttctacgcaATGGCTGATGAAGGTGCTATCGACGCGTACAACTTAAATGAACCATCTGTCATCCACAAGAGATTGTTACCCAAAATACTTCGGACGGTTTCGAAATGTCACATTGTTCAGGCAGGATGGGGAGATGTCCTCCAAATCATTAGGAAGGAGACATATAATTATGAACAACCAGAAGTTCGGAAGTATGTCACTGAATTCCAAGTGTACAAGGTTGATTTTGATGAGAAGAAGCGTGTCAAGATGACAGGAATAGGAGACCATGCATTGTTTGTTGGGAAAAGCACGACATCTTGCTTTAGCATAAAGGATTACCCAGACTTGATGCCAAACCATATATATTTTACTGAAGATCACGAAGGAACACAATCTGACCATAAAGATGAAACTCGTGACATGGGAGTTTACAGCATTGAGAATAATACCACAACTCATGTGGTTTATCCTGAACTTTGGATGAATTGGTTGCTCTCCCTATATGGCTGA